The following proteins are co-located in the Phaeodactylum tricornutum CCAP 1055/1 chromosome 2, whole genome shotgun sequence genome:
- a CDS encoding predicted protein: MSTASDDAAEKAAGSNVEDGSLSLASHHFGNETEMPKIEEGQLRRAQSISEAVENNDDKLCNAPWFLKFIEYPFHVKDPTRDVYLPEAAGWAMDSAGRGPLNQVGSYVGQAILRLATQDAGCLNPRTCTNTVYGLKPSSLLTATTSIVGVVAAFLMPIVGAVVDHTTHRRLLGLVSGMAAVVLAGIQISVNANNWFFILCVDGALSFSLLVHTTAVFAYLPDLSLDENVLSHYTSHFNIRQYSVQVVYLGLVIITGEVRNLPSQAIATSVQTAKDAAGISFGVAALFIGYAWIFLFRPRPALSKVPEGQTLLTTGFVQVHRTGKKIWKDYWALKWFMFSLLWSPEAGAGVIQSIAVTFLTVVMKFTGLDLAKAMLVLMVGNICGSLFSKWVCQKINPLNSYRCGLMSLAVSIFVSAWTLNGPERRAAVFGFTFFWGVSMGWVNPSQRVLLCTLIPKGQETEMMGLFVFTGQILGWLPPLIFTLMNENGADIRWGFGLVTFFCGFAAICTLPMGNYYEAVAWAARQSEEKLGEVLVNAQSRSEKLHESAQSIGSQDCATEKIEK; this comes from the coding sequence ATGTCGACAGCGTCTGACGATGCGGCGGAAAAGGCAGCAGGATCCAATGTGGAAGACGGGTCCCTCTCTCTTGCTTCTCACCATTTTGGCAACGAAACGGAAATGCCCAAGATTGAGGAAGGCCAACTCCGCCGCGCTCAGTCCATTTCTGAAGCAGTCGAAAACAATGATGACAAGCTCTGTAACGCCCCTTGGTTTCTTAAGTTTATCGAGTACCCTTTCCATGTAAAGGATCCAACTCGGGACGTCTACTTACCTGAAGCGGCCGGCTGGGCGATGGATTCTGCGGGTCGGGGCCCGCTCAATCAAGTCGGATCTTACGTTGGACAGGCGATTCTTCGTTTGGCTACTCAAGATGCCGGCTGCTTGAACCCGCGAACTTGTACGAATACTGTATATGGTTTGAAGCCAAGTTCTCTCCTTACCGCAACTACTTCTATCGTTGGAGTAGTGGCTGCTTTTCTGATGCCCATCGTCGGGGCAGTGGTCGATCACACCACGCATCGACGCTTACTCGGGCTCGTTTCTGGAATGGCGGCCGTCGTTCTCGCTGGCATTCAGATAAGTGTGAACGCGAACAACTGGTTCTTCATCCTCTGTGTAGACGGAGCGTTGTCTTTCTCGCTACTTGTACACACAACGGCAGTATTTGCCTATTTGCCCGACTTGAGTTTGGACGAAAATGTTCTCTCCCACTACACTTCACATTTCAACATTCGGCAATACTCGGTTCAGGTTGTCTATCTAGGCTTAGTCATTATTACAGGAGAAGTCCGCAATTTACCCTCTCAAGCAATTGCCACTTCGGTGCAAACTGCGAAAGACGCAGCGGGCATCAGCTTTGGCGTTGCCGCTCTTTTTATTGGATACGCTTGGATCTTTCTATTCCGCCCTCGGCCAGCCTTGTCCAAAGTTCCCGAAGGACAAACATTGCTGACCACCGGTTTCGTACAAGTTCATCGAACTGGCAAGAAAATTTGGAAGGATTATTGGGCGTTGAAGTGGTTCATGTTCAGTTTACTGTGGTCTCCCGAAGCTGGTGCAGGTGTCATCCAATCGATTGCCGTCACATTCTTGACTGTGGTGATGAAGTTTACCGGTCTGGATTTGGCCAAGGCCATGCTGGTTCTGATGGTTGGAAACATTTGCGGCTCTTTATTTTCAAAATGGGTGTGTCAAAAGATTAATCCGCTCAATTCGTATCGTTGCGGTCTCATGTCATTGGCTGTTTCGATTTTCGTGTCGGCGTGGACATTAAATGGACCAGAAAGGCGCGCAGCCGTTTTTGGTTTTACGTTTTTTTGGGGGGTCTCTATGGGATGGGTTAACCCGTCGCAACGTGTGCTGTTATGCACACTTATACCGAAAGGTCAAGAGACCGAAATGATGGGGCTATTCGTTTTCACTGGCCAGATTCTAGGCTGGCTACCACCTCTCATTTTCACTCTAATGAACGAGAATGGCGCCGACATACGCTGGGGATTCGGGCTGGTCACTTTCTTTTGTGGTTTTGCGGCAATCTGCACACTCCCAATGGGCAATTATTACGAGGCTGTTGCATGGGCCGCTCGCCAGTCGGAAGAGAAGCTGGGAGAAGTTCTCGTAAATGCTCAATCTCGGAGTGAAAAGCTGCATGAAAGTGCACAATCGATTGGGAGCCAAGATTGTGCAACAGAGAAAATTGAAAAATAG
- a CDS encoding predicted protein yields the protein MIEIKSCILYILALSDCRSNALSTIRSAASTRLIFTLPRFYEDKVDDAIYPSPLHNIHVRTILSDDEAKACLRISSDFAKATGRWDRPDSDRHASYATCDFAVEDCTILEDYLEKIGFTGRIFDELNEVYGVEQEDMSFLDLFCAHYQTKTDCNQGSMDRLEPHRDGSILSFSITINDPDDFEGGGTLFDGLRDVVSTSSVLKNGGVVRPTRAGDAVFHSGKALHGANAITSGKRTVLVGFVDVAPWCERPGALSAACRDWGRMDVASLRYERQSKKTRSGAKGWILNNSRWMSKKTSKGGAGRSHLEGFSPAFASVESRADKEFQRQKNLETEDKLLRTILLSKPESKINFFGGDVTVL from the coding sequence ATGATTGAAATTAAATCATGTATTCTGTATATTCTAGCTTTGTCTGATTGCAGGAGCAACGCCCTCAGTACAATTCGAAGCGCGGCATCGACTCGATTAATCTTTACTCTGCCACGATTTTACGAGGATAAGGTGGATGATGCCATCTATCCATCACCTCTTCACAATATACACGTTAGAACTATACTGTCTGATGACGAAGCCAAGGCATGCTTGAGAATATCTTCAGACTTCGCAAAAGCCACTGGCCGTTGGGATCGACCCGATTCTGACCGTCACGCCTCGTACGCAACTTGCGATTTCGCCGTTGAAGACTGCACGATCCTAGAAGATTATTTAGAGAAAATTGGCTTTACTGGTAGGATATTTGACGAGCTGAACGAGGTATACGGCGTCGAACAGGAAGACATGTCATTCTTGGATTTATTCTGCGCTCATTATCAAACGAAAACTGACTGCAATCAAGGGTCTATGGATCGCCTGGAACCACATCGAGATGGTTCCATTTTGTCGTTTTCTATTACCATAAACGACCCTGATGATTTTGAAGGTGGAGGTACTCTTTTTGATGGCTTGCGCGATGTCGTGTCAACATCATCAGTATTGAAAAACGGTGGCGTGGTTCGACCAACTAGAGCAGGCGATGCCGTCTTCCACTCTGGAAAAGCCCTACATGGCGCCAATGCCATCACGTCTGGCAAACGCACTGTTCTGGTAGGTTTCGTAGATGTAGCACCATGGTGCGAGAGACCGGGAGCACTCTCTGCAGCGTGTCGCGATTGGGGCCGGATGGATGTTGCGAGTTTGCGATACGAACGTCAATCAAAAAAGACAAGGAGCGGCGCCAAGGGCTGGATTCTGAACAACTCAAGATGGATGTCGAAGAAAACCAGTAAGGGTGGCGCTGGGCGAAGTCACCTGGAGGGCTTCAGTCCAGCCTTTGCCTCTGTCGAAAGTCGAGCCGATAAAGAGTTCCAGCGCCAGAAAAATCTTGAGACAGAAGACAAGCTTCTGCGAACAATTCTCCTCTCCAAACCCGAAAGCAAAATCAATTTTTTTGGCGGGGATGTGACGGTCTTGTAG
- a CDS encoding predicted protein — protein sequence LQAGLLLLNAVMVLNRKRFLAKYGLDDLNHIQEERNPLRSQAVGLLHAVGYLKVPVIVANLITALFEILLGGA from the coding sequence CTGCAGGCGGGACTTCTGCTACTCAACGCAGTGATGGTTCTGAATCGGAAACGTTTCCTTGCCAAGTACGGTCTAGACGATCTGAACCACATACAGGAAGAACGGAACCCACTAAGATCACAGGCCGTGGGATTGTTGCACGCTGTTGGCTATTTAAAAGTCCCAGTCATTGTTGCCAATCTCATTACGGCTCTGTTCGAAATCCTTTTAGGAGGAGCATAG
- the PGM_1 gene encoding mutase phosphoglucomutase (Phosphoglucomutase, plastidic enzyme, possesses N-terminal bipartite plastid targeting signal), whose protein sequence is MKGYLFATWACLTISSNASTEAFAHRGPRAPCGLHASKLKTMDSGKLVDVPTEPILGMRPGTSGLRKKVEVWQGKSESNKHYVENFIQSLLDTAANENEGCVPDTILVAGDGRYFNSEAIQIICRVLAANGVRRIWVPSKGIMSTPAVSAAIRNREGGKCEGGIILTASHNPGGPGEDFGIKYNLGYGQPAGDDFTDKIYERTLKINSFKTLEGVDDVDINALPGMVHELTEVSSVVIIDPFTEYVTVLKQCFDFSALREFCQRPDFTMLFDGMHGAGGPFARRILVEELGLPESSLMRCNPLPDFGGGHPDPNLTYAADLIKRMGLLSDGSENSSMAISDLPTLGVANDGDGDRNLIAGAGCFVTPSDSLAVICDNWESIPHFSKAGGPRGVARSMPSSAALDVVAKARGIPCFCTPTGWKFFGNLMGSKELFGKADYTPFLCGEESFGTGSDHIREKDGLWAALAWLSILMKSNDTTSGSPLVSVSDIIKNHWKKYGRNFYCRYDYEGVASEDADKLMEYIRTEFVHKGTSTTADETEIKLIKAEEFTYTDPVDGSSVSGQGLILSFQFSDGDPARVVFRLSGTGSTGATIRVYLEKFEKDSAKHHVASPVALKNLATLALRLVRIEELTGRHAPTVIT, encoded by the exons ATGAAAGGATATCTCTTTGCTACATGGGCCTGCTTGACGATCTCTTCAAATGCTTCTACTGAAGCCTTTGCCCATCGAGGGCCCCGAGCCCCTTGTGGACTGCACGCTTCCAAGTTAAAGACGATGGACTCTGGTAAACTTGTCGATGTACCTACCGAACCAATTTTGGGGATGAGGCCTGGAACGTCGGGCTTGCGCAAGAAAGTAGAGGTTTGGCAAGGCAAATCTGAATCCAACAAGCATTACGTCGAAAACTTCATTCAGAGCCTTCTTGATACAGCTGCCAACGAAAATGAGGGTTGTGTACCAGATAC TATTCTCGTCGCAGGGGATGGAAGGTACTTTAATTCAGAAGCAATCCAGATCATCTGTCGTGTGTTGGCTGCCAATGGTGTTCGTCGAATTTGGGTGCCTTCGAAAGGTATTATGTCGACGCCAGCCGTGTCGGCAGCCATACGAAACCGCGAAGGTGGAAAGTGCGAGGGGGGTATCATTTTGACGGCCAGCCATAATCCCGGAGGCCCTGGGGAAGACTTTG GGATAAAGTACAATCTTGGCTATGGACAACCCGCCGGAGACGATTTCACCGATAAG ATCTATGAGCGGACTTTAAAGATTAATTCATTCAAGACGCTGGAAGGTGTTGACGATGTTGACATCAATGCCCTGCCTGGAATGGTCCATGAATTGACTGAAGTGTCGTCTGTTGTCATTATTGATCCTTTCACCGAGTATGTGACTGTATTAAAACAGTGCTTTGATTTTAGCGCATTGAGGGAATTTTGCCAACGCCCAGATTTTACGATGCTGTTTGACGGCATGCATGGAGCAGGGGGTCCTTTTGCTCGTCGTATTCTCGTTGAAGAGCTTGGTCTTCCTGAA AGTTCATTGATGCGTTGCAATCCTCTTCCTGATTTCGGCGGGGGCCATCCGGATCCTAACTTGACGTATGCAGCAGATTTGATCAAAAGGATGGGTCTGCTGTCAGACGGGAGCGAAAATTCTTCAATGGCTATTTCAGATCTTCCAACCTTAGGCGTGGCCAACGATGGCGATGGAGACCGGAATCTGATCGCTGGGGCTGGGTGCTTTGTCACACCGTCGGACAGCCTGGCAGTGATTTGCGACAACTGGGAATCAATCCCTCATTTCTCCAAAGCGGGCGGCCCACGTGGTGTTGCTCGGTCAATGCCGAGTTCAGCTGCTCTGGATGTAGTTGCGAAAGCACGCGGTATTCCGTGTTTTTGCACCCCTACAGGATGGAAATTCTTTGGCAATTTGATGGGCTCTAAAGAGCTTTTCGGAAAGGCAGATTACActccttttctttgcggAGAAGAGTCTTTCGGTACTGGTAGCGATCATATTCGTGAGAAAGATGGACTATGGGCAGCGTTGGCATGGTTGTCCATTTTGATGAAGTCCAACGATACCACTTCAGGTAGCCCTCTAGTGAGTGTGTCTGACATCATAAAGAATCACTGGAAGAAATACGGGCGCAACTTTTACTGTCGATACGACTATGAAG GGGTTGCTAGCGAGGATGCCGACAAGCTTATGGAATACATTCGAACAGAATTTGTCCACAAAGGCACATCCACAACGGCGGACGAAACAGAAATTAAGCTGATTAAGGCGGAAGAGTTTAC GTACACCGATCCAGTCGACGGGTCCAGTGTGTCGGGCCAGGGCCTTATCTTGTCCTTTCAGTTCTCCGACGGAGACCCCGCCCGGGTAGTTTTCCGGTTAAGCGGTACCGGTTCCACTGGCGCAACTATCCGCGTGTATTTGGAGAAGTTCGAAAAGGACTCTGCAAAGCACCACGTGGCCTCTCCTGTTGCACTTAAAAACTTGGCAACACTAGCACTTAGATTGGTTCGTATAGAGGAGCTCACTGGGCGCCATGCTCCCACAGTCATTACTTAA
- a CDS encoding predicted protein: MTSPSVAITRAATSTPLVSRALVVLPCWLSLSVPFQRRPQAGLTQRVGRTISTTTRYTVKTRQHHPSSLPWYYHSTRFFSANLSSSHETHSDDVRNGSNEDNQDDEEEEEEEEMEDNADEQTKAALQIRNEIIWQKRFMALEAFVATQTRDEQGTLPYPEDRSMRTWLDKQRHLFHLKMQGESSSLTDARSAQLESLGYPLSPRDDWWEKRYEDVRAFVQKHNRFPYDMDDSYMTEEEKRLLWWCRLQKKQYKAWKEQDDDSLTGMNEAREAKLNEIGFCWDAHQASWLARYEELKAYHAHHGDCLVPKDYPTNPPLSKWVSDQRNNMARSRKGIIKVNPERLQLLKELDFEWNALEEFWNRKYKEYAEYVRLHGPGSMPRQKHNPHLRNWLTYQRRQYQLLLNGQKSCMTQKRKDLLDALGFIV, encoded by the coding sequence ATGACCAGCCCTTCCGTTGCGATCACCCGAGCCGCTACATCGACCCCTTTGGTGTCCCGAGCCTTGGTCGTTCTGCCGTGTTGGTTGTCCCTATCCGTTCCTTTTCAAAGGCGGCCACAAGCGGGACTTACCCAAAGGGTCGGTCGAACCATTTCCACAACGACTCGTTACACGGTAAAAACGCGGCAACATCACCCATCGAGTCTCCCTTGGTACTACCATTCCACCCGATTCTTCTCGGCCAATCTTTCTTCCTCCCACGAAACCCACAGTGATGACGTTCGGAATGGATCGAATGAAGACAACcaagatgacgaagaagaagaagaagaagaagaaatggaagacaaCGCCGATGAGCAAACAAAGGCAGCCCTGCAAATCCGCAACGAGATTATTTGGCAGAAAAGATTCATGGCCCTGGAAGCGTTCGTGGCGACCCAGACCCGCGACGAACAAGGGACTCTACCCTACCCAGAGGACCGCTCCATGCGTACCTGGTTAGACAAGCAGCGGCATTTGTTTCACCTCAAGATGCAGGGCGAAAGCTCGTCGCTCACGGATGCTCGTTCAGCCCAACTCGAGTCACTGGGCTATCCACTCAGTCCCCGGGACGATTGGTGGGAAAAACGTTACGAAGATGTACGAGCGTTTGTCCAAAAACACAATCGCTTTCCTTACGATATGGATGACAGTTACAtgactgaagaagaaaaacgatTGCTTTGGTGGTGTCGTCTGCAAAAGAAGCAGTACAAGGCATGGAAAGAGCAAGACGACGATTCGTTGACTGGAATGAACGAAGCACGAGAAGCCAAACTGAACGAGATTGGCTTTTGTTGGGATGCTCATCAAGCGTCCTGGTTGGCTCGATACGAAGAACTAAAAGCTTATCACGCCCATCACGGAGATTGTCTCGTGCCGAAGGACTATCCGACGAATCCCCCTCTGAGCAAATGGGTGAGCGATCAAAGGAACAACATGGCTCGTTCCCGCAAAGGAATAATAAAAGTTAATCCGGAGCGACTTCAACTCCTAAAAGAATTGGATTTCGAATGGAATGCACTAGaagaattttggaatcgGAAGTACAAAGAGTATGCTGAGTACGTGCGATTACATGGGCCAGGTAGCATGCCTCGCCAAAAACACAATCCTCATTTACGGAACTGGCTTACTTATCAACGAAGGCAGTATCAGTTGTTGTTGAATGGGCAGAAGAGCTGCATGACACAGAAACGCAAGGATCTTTTGGACGCATTGGGTTTTATCGTTTGA
- a CDS encoding predicted protein: MFESRTGRTRFLTVLLVSAGIGSEGFEASGRPRLRNGKLKTPRRFFVRHATIAENEAPESSHLGATPPDMVAFASGYTTVFEELVCKSCQASQGEVPDDLFGTYFRSGPAMFSAGSILPPKKSLIQPKQPPVLDGEDKTRMVPHPFEGDGAVLGVTFSREGDVTARFRFIRGTPFTYERKKGKRVYTGMDSTRMEGPSAGGGLANDLPLPLYRHNLMPGLNKLRKNTANSRAIYWGKRLFSLWEGGQPHKLDALALSTDGRSMLGGAIKKEADPFGGKMIYDPSKNRALFYAVSHESKDSSIVCYEFDDKFRLIENGRIETTVPGFALITDFAATENYAVFVQPPIATNGMKFLMDKGPGRALKVEDRPSIVHLIPRPESSKQQMSLPLPIDSLSDSNLHFINAYEDGDKVLSWPWGSSLEEYQACASKKSLWRYTIDTQRGSVSKKLMFNDHCFFGGINPAVSMKEHRYIYMNVGALGADVAPPQGIARFDCETAESQVWMPENFEFCGEPMYARRATEDGSNDPGYILSVLYNGKKNESELLILQANKIPSGPIARLPLDIAIPHGLFGCFSTAEEATSWSTEEIERRAKLADKMESKGNMWNEVRSEFSGLGLRFSDMDEYGFDFLF; the protein is encoded by the exons ATGTTCGAATCTCGTACGGGCAGGACGAGGTTCCTCACTGTTCTACTAGTGAGCGCTGGAATTGGCTCGGAAGGGTTCGAAGCATCCGGCCGTCCTCGACTACGGAATGGGAAATTGAAGACGCCCCGACGTTTCTTCGTGCGACACGCTACTATCGCCGAGAATGAGGCACCGGAGAGCTCTCATCTAGGTGCGACACCCCCGGATATGGTTGCCTTTGCTTCCGGATACACAACCGTATTTGAGGAGCTAGTATGTAAATCCTGCCAAGCATCGCAGGGAGAGGTACCAGACGATCTATTCGGAACCTATTTCCGTTCTGGACCCGCCATGTTCAGTGCTGGCTCAATTTTACCACCCaaaaagtcattgatccaacCAAAGCAACCGCCAGTTTTAGACGGGGAAGACAAGACGCGGATGGTACCACACCCCTTCGAAGGCGACGGCGCTGTTCTGGGAGTAACATTCTCTAGAGAAGGAGATGTCACCGCCCGTTTCCGATTCATTCGAGGCACTCCTTTTACGTACGAACGCAAGAAAGGCAAACGTGTTTATACTGGTATGGATTCTACTCGGATGGAGGGCCCGTCAGCCGGTGGCGGCTTAGCCAATGACCTCCCTCTTCCACTTTATCGTCACAACTTGATGCCAGGGCTGAACAAACTTCGGAAAAATACCGCAAATTCTCGCGCAATCTATTGGGGGAAGCGTCTCTTTTCGCTATGGGAAGGAGGACAACCGCACAAACTGGATGCGCTTGCACTGTCAACAGATGGGAGATCGATGTTGGGAGGTGCTATAAAGAAGGAAGCAGATCCGTTCGGAGGAAAGATGATTTACGATCCATCCAAAAACCGCGCTTTGTTTTATGCGGTATCTCACGAATCAAAGGACTCCAGCATTGTTTGTTACGAATTCGACGACAAGTTCCGCCTGATAGAAAACGGACGGATCGAAACGACAGTACCAGGGTTTGCTTTGATAACAGACTTCGCCGCGACCGAAAACTACGCCGTGTTTGTACAGCCTCCCATCGCTACGAATGGGATGAAGTTCCTTATGGACAAAGGTCCCGGTAGAGCGTTGAAAGTGGAAGACCGACCGTCTATCGTTCACCTCATTCCACGTCCCGAGTCTTCAAAGCAACAGATGTCTTTACCTCTCCCGATCGATTCTCTTTCGGATTCAAACTTACACTTTATAAACGCATATGAGGACG GCGACAAAGTGCTATCTTGGCCTTGGGGATCGTCCTTGGAAGAATACCAGGCGTGCGCCTCCAAAAAATCCCTTTGGCGGTACACGATAGACACGCAGAGGGGATCCGTTTCTAAAAAGCTCATGTTCAACGACCACTGCTTTTTTGGTGGGATTAACCCTGCTGTTAGTATGAAAGAGCACCGGTATATCTACATGAATGTCGGGGCTTTGGGAGCGGATGTGGCTCCACCTCAAGGGATTGCAcgatttgactgtgaaacagCGGAAAGTCAAGTCTGGATGCCCGAAAATTTTGAGTTCTGCGGAGAACCAATGTATGCTAGACGAGCGACAGAGGATGGATCAAACGACCCTGGGTACATTTTGTCGGTTCTCTacaatggaaagaaaaacgagagTGAATTGCTAATCTTGCAAGCCAATAAGATTCCGTCGGGGCCAATTGCTCGCCTTCCCTTAGATATTGCCATTCCACACGGACTTTTCGGATGCTTCAGTACAGCTGAGGAAGCTACGTCCTGGTCgacggaagaaatcgaaagGCGGGCCAAACTTGCTGACAAGATGGAATCCAAGGGAAACATGTGGAACGAGGTCCGCAGCGAATTTTCAGGTCTAGGTTTGCGGTTTTCGGACATGGACGAGTATGGGTTTGATTTTTTGTTTTAG
- a CDS encoding predicted protein produces MEAPAHWPAEVVRTYAPIKPLGKGGFGSVVLARKKKQNESGSNQDDEVAIKVVGSENVTKQERGYAHREIDILKELDHPNIMRLLDYWEPPRTDHTCAAVMALSYSKGPTLQNLLETGGALSFNFARVVAAQIVDAVTYCHSRAVLHRDIKPDNVVVSVASKREDKIWDNEGQTHNTDWEYLLKKWRVTLIDFGFARALTPDDMRKPPPRIAKLDMDASTRSAGSASSNGSNLNKSLSRLFSRQMSSLGNRKYAAPEITKDIRQYKLSYHSNPDVDVTKTLSDHVSFYGLLADAYSLGNTIKYMLTGAPPDEDVNQLISLSNHPLALLFRCVRRKKDKDTAQRTVRYRRSSDLPPEVARLIRGATHYDPQQRTSVRTMRLYPWIDDVLVDRESLPSTARHVNYLSFVLKLEKEDDL; encoded by the coding sequence ATGGAAGCTCCGGCACATTGGCCCGCTGAAGTTGTTCGCACATATGCTCCGATAAAGCCTCTCGGAAAGGGAGGATTCGGCTCCGTTGTCCTTGcccggaagaagaagcaaaacgAGAGCGGTAGCAATCAAGACGATGAGGTCGCCATTAAAGTTGTCGGCTCCGAAAACGTAACTAAGCAAGAAAGAGGATACGCTCACAGGGAAATTGACATTTTGAAGGAGCTTGACCACCCCAATATAATGCGTCTACTGGATTATTGGGAGCCTCCCCGCACAGATCATACATGTGCAGCTGTCATGGCACTCAGCTACTCTAAGGGTCCAACTTTACAAAACTTGCTTGAAACTGGCGGCGCTTTGAGTTTCAATTTTGCCCGAGTAGTAGCTGCTCAAATCGTGGACGCCGTTACATACTGCCATTCGCGGGCAGTACTCCATAGAGATATTAAGCCGGACAATGTCGTCGTATCTGTTGCATCGAAGCGCGAAGACAAAATTTGGGACAATGAAGGACAAACGCATAATACGGACTGGGAATatcttttgaagaaatggcgAGTCACTCTTATTGATTTTGGGTTTGCTAGGGCATTGACGCCGGATGATATGAGAAAGCCCCCTCCTAGAATTGCAAAGCTTGACATGGACGCTTCAACTCGCTCAGCAGGAAGTGCATCTTCCAATGGATCAAATTTGAACAAATCCTTATCAAGACTATTTTCGCGACAAATGAGCTCGTTGGGAAATAGAAAGTATGCCGCCCCAGAAATAACCAAGGATATACGTCAGTACAAGCTTTCTTATCACTCAAATCCGGACGTAGATGTGACGAAAACCCTATCGGATCATGTTTCGTTCTACGGACTTCTTGCAGACGCTTATTCCCTGGGTAACACGATCAAGTACATGCTAACCGGAGCGCCTCCTGACGAGGACGTCAATCAATTGATTTCCTTGAGCAATCACCCACTGGCCTTACTTTTTCGTTGTGTGCGGAGAAAGAAGGACAAAGATACGGCCCAACGGACTGTCCGTTATCGTCGAAGCTCCGACCTTCCGCCTGAAGTTGCACGTCTTATACGTGGCGCGACGCACTACGACCCGCAGCAACGTACTTCTGTCCGGACCATGCGTCTATATCCATGGATAGACGACGTTTTAGTCGATCGCGAAAGTCTTCCTAGTACGGCAAGGCACGTGAATTACCTCTCATTCGTTTTGAAACTGGAAAAAGAGGACGATTTGTAA
- a CDS encoding predicted protein codes for PFPCARLRNLPYDAALEDILILFQGLVVIDVVISSQGDAFVIFANPMDFQMALQRDRQTIGRRFVEIVAATRSEYYDAIAKKSAGESASAMASLWGGSQGGMNSLPPQGGYGEGMQHHGLLGMGPRLTGMSRQGGIHTPLQKRTGGGIQVGEHTGFLRVRGLPFSATRDDIFKFFLGYNPTQESVVLTYRNDGRATGEAYIGFATADDSKRAMELHRRVMGSRYVELFISNKDEHGRALARFGGR; via the exons CCTTTTCCCTGCGCGCGGCTCCGGAACCTCCCATATGATGCCGCTCTGGAAGACATCTTGATTCTTTTTCAAGGGCTCGTGGTGATCGATGTTGTTATTTCTTCCCAGGGGGATGCGTTCGTTATTTTCGCCAACCCCATGGATTTCCAGATGGCATTGCAACG CGACCGCCAGACGATTGGTCGTCGGTTTGTTGAGATCGTGGCAGCGACTCGCTCGGAGTACTATGATGCCATTGCAAAG AAGTCTGCAGGGGAATCGGCGTCAGCCATGGCGTCTTTATGGGGCGGATCGCAAGGAGGGATGAATTCACTCCCCCCGCAGGGTGGGTACGGAGAAGGAATGCAGCATCATGGACTACTTGGAATGGGACCGCGATTGACGGGAATGAGTCGGCAAGGCGGAATTCATACCCCTCTGCAGAAGCGTACTGGAGGAGGTATTCAGGTTGGAGAACACACGGGCTTTCTACGCGTTAGAGGTCTTCCCTTTAGCGCCACCAGAGACGACATATTTAAGTTCTTTTTGGGATACAATCCCACGCAGGAGAGCGTCGTTCTGACCTACCGCAATGATGGAAGAGCTACTGGAGAGGCGTACATTGGTTTTGCGACAGCGGACGACTCGAAACGCGCAATGGAATTGCACCGTCGGGTGATGGGTTCCCGGTATGTTGAGTTGTTTATCAGTAATAAGGACGAACATGGTCGTGCTTTGGCTCGCTTTGGAGGCCGCTAA
- a CDS encoding predicted protein codes for MSQAQSALLLVIVGRNEPLYEANLLASANNSTAAQLQQSETMTRQNYFVTHSALDLVEKAAFTTHSMYLRVVDKVNQQQVSAFLTAGHTKFMLLHGGHRHRHNEDTIRGFFQDLYELYVKVPLNPLRPYDSPIRSDNFNRRVRALANRYFA; via the exons ATGTCACAAGCACAAAGTGCGTTGTTGCTGGTAATTGTGGGTCGCAACGAACCACTATACGAAGCCAATCTTCTCGCCTCCGCCAACAATTCGACGGCGGCGCAGCTGCAGCAATCCGAAACCATGACTCGACAGAACTATTTCGTCACACACTCTGCCTTGGATCTCGTGGAAAAGGCTGCTTTTACCACCCACAGTATGTACTTACGAGTTGTTGATAAA GTCAATCAGCAGCAAGTATCGGCCTTCTTAACGGCCGGTCACACAAAATTCATGTTATTGCACGGAGGTCATCGTCACCGCCACAACGAAGATACCATACGGGGATTTTTTCAAGACCTTTACGAACTCTACGTTAAGGTAC CCCTGAATCCACTGCGACCCTATGATTCTCCCATTCGTAGCGACAACTTTAACCGGAGAGTGCGGGCCTTGGCAAATCGGTATTTTGCGTAA